Proteins encoded within one genomic window of Apis mellifera strain DH4 linkage group LG1, Amel_HAv3.1, whole genome shotgun sequence:
- the LOC100577003 gene encoding uncharacterized protein LOC100577003 isoform X1, translating into MYSVFRINSCFRDDALNNKGTPVEKNMQTSLSKRTIGCIGKCTSGLSVDELDQITDNINKTLNHPRGREIFKKFLEQYDLRDNLECLALFEICFEIIEREQKFLQSKKEPLLESLIENVKQVQEMATDLDGVSQIDRALLERFNEALNSNSRNSLLSILEDTRNCCRDHLRSIHEKFKQYASEPCPMSR; encoded by the exons ATGTATTCCGTATTCAGAATAAACAGTTGTTTCAGAGATGATGCTTTGAATAACAAAG GTACACctgtggaaaaaaatatgcagaCCTCTTTATCGAAACGAACAATCGGTTGCATCGGGAAGTGTACTTCTGGTCTTAGTGTTGATGAATTAGATCAGATtacagataatataaataaaacgttgAATCATCCTCGTGGaagagagatttttaaaaagtttttggaACAATATGATCTCAGAGACAATCTTGAGTGTTTGGCGCTATTCGAAATATGTTTTGAAATTATCGAACGTGAACAAAAATTTCt ACAATCGAAGAAGGAACCTTTGTTGGAATCGTTAATCGAAAATGTCAAGCAAGTACAAGAAATGGCTACAGATTTGGATGGAGTATCGCAAATAGATCGTGCACTTTTGGAACGTTTTAACGAAGCTTTAAATAGCAATTCAAGGAATTCTTTACTTAGTATATTAGAGGATACCAGAAATTGTTGTCGAGATCATTTGAGAAGTATTCATGAAAAGTTCAAACAGTACGCATCAGAACCGTGTCCAATGtctagataa
- the LOC100577003 gene encoding uncharacterized protein LOC100577003 isoform X2, whose product MNLVMKVGTPVEKNMQTSLSKRTIGCIGKCTSGLSVDELDQITDNINKTLNHPRGREIFKKFLEQYDLRDNLECLALFEICFEIIEREQKFLQSKKEPLLESLIENVKQVQEMATDLDGVSQIDRALLERFNEALNSNSRNSLLSILEDTRNCCRDHLRSIHEKFKQYASEPCPMSR is encoded by the exons atgaaTTTGGTTATGAAAG TAGGTACACctgtggaaaaaaatatgcagaCCTCTTTATCGAAACGAACAATCGGTTGCATCGGGAAGTGTACTTCTGGTCTTAGTGTTGATGAATTAGATCAGATtacagataatataaataaaacgttgAATCATCCTCGTGGaagagagatttttaaaaagtttttggaACAATATGATCTCAGAGACAATCTTGAGTGTTTGGCGCTATTCGAAATATGTTTTGAAATTATCGAACGTGAACAAAAATTTCt ACAATCGAAGAAGGAACCTTTGTTGGAATCGTTAATCGAAAATGTCAAGCAAGTACAAGAAATGGCTACAGATTTGGATGGAGTATCGCAAATAGATCGTGCACTTTTGGAACGTTTTAACGAAGCTTTAAATAGCAATTCAAGGAATTCTTTACTTAGTATATTAGAGGATACCAGAAATTGTTGTCGAGATCATTTGAGAAGTATTCATGAAAAGTTCAAACAGTACGCATCAGAACCGTGTCCAATGtctagataa
- the LOC100577003 gene encoding uncharacterized protein LOC100577003 isoform X3 — translation MNLVMKGTPVEKNMQTSLSKRTIGCIGKCTSGLSVDELDQITDNINKTLNHPRGREIFKKFLEQYDLRDNLECLALFEICFEIIEREQKFLQSKKEPLLESLIENVKQVQEMATDLDGVSQIDRALLERFNEALNSNSRNSLLSILEDTRNCCRDHLRSIHEKFKQYASEPCPMSR, via the exons atgaaTTTGGTTATGAAAG GTACACctgtggaaaaaaatatgcagaCCTCTTTATCGAAACGAACAATCGGTTGCATCGGGAAGTGTACTTCTGGTCTTAGTGTTGATGAATTAGATCAGATtacagataatataaataaaacgttgAATCATCCTCGTGGaagagagatttttaaaaagtttttggaACAATATGATCTCAGAGACAATCTTGAGTGTTTGGCGCTATTCGAAATATGTTTTGAAATTATCGAACGTGAACAAAAATTTCt ACAATCGAAGAAGGAACCTTTGTTGGAATCGTTAATCGAAAATGTCAAGCAAGTACAAGAAATGGCTACAGATTTGGATGGAGTATCGCAAATAGATCGTGCACTTTTGGAACGTTTTAACGAAGCTTTAAATAGCAATTCAAGGAATTCTTTACTTAGTATATTAGAGGATACCAGAAATTGTTGTCGAGATCATTTGAGAAGTATTCATGAAAAGTTCAAACAGTACGCATCAGAACCGTGTCCAATGtctagataa
- the LOC100577003 gene encoding uncharacterized protein LOC100577003 isoform X4: MQTSLSKRTIGCIGKCTSGLSVDELDQITDNINKTLNHPRGREIFKKFLEQYDLRDNLECLALFEICFEIIEREQKFLQSKKEPLLESLIENVKQVQEMATDLDGVSQIDRALLERFNEALNSNSRNSLLSILEDTRNCCRDHLRSIHEKFKQYASEPCPMSR, encoded by the exons atgcagaCCTCTTTATCGAAACGAACAATCGGTTGCATCGGGAAGTGTACTTCTGGTCTTAGTGTTGATGAATTAGATCAGATtacagataatataaataaaacgttgAATCATCCTCGTGGaagagagatttttaaaaagtttttggaACAATATGATCTCAGAGACAATCTTGAGTGTTTGGCGCTATTCGAAATATGTTTTGAAATTATCGAACGTGAACAAAAATTTCt ACAATCGAAGAAGGAACCTTTGTTGGAATCGTTAATCGAAAATGTCAAGCAAGTACAAGAAATGGCTACAGATTTGGATGGAGTATCGCAAATAGATCGTGCACTTTTGGAACGTTTTAACGAAGCTTTAAATAGCAATTCAAGGAATTCTTTACTTAGTATATTAGAGGATACCAGAAATTGTTGTCGAGATCATTTGAGAAGTATTCATGAAAAGTTCAAACAGTACGCATCAGAACCGTGTCCAATGtctagataa
- the LOC102653957 gene encoding uncharacterized protein LOC102653957, translating to MDGSRIQKIIPLEGYIIKIHNILDTMKSLEESLMITRNLEAEQWLRYSNLKTKNKIIMDDLRKANKRNKNMLNLFRQSVTDIRLGNDIVLPESLKKEVQRTWHQKYDALLMQNEQLKQELNSQNSFLKEKTYEINNLQQRLLTLGERLVERNEAVENICKKYLFLKKRKDEQEILLRGSIKTLQDALKKAKSEGLKKNSGISMMTNKDALLAQETRRNDRLARENSFLRILLQKARHGCKTSENSSTISFE from the exons atggaCGGTTCtcgtatacaaaaaataattccattagaaggatatattataaaaatacataatattctcGACACAATGAAATCTTTGGAGGAAAGTCTCATGATTACACGTAATTTAGAAGCGGAACAATGGTTACGATActcaaatttgaaaacaaaaaataaaataataatggatgATCTTCGAAAAGCGAATAAACGCAATAAAAATATGCTca atttatttcgaCAGAGTGTTACGGATATTCGTCTCGGAAACGACATTGTACTGCCAGAATCTCTGAAGAAGGAAGTGCAAAGAACATGGCATCAAAa ATATGATGCTTTATTAATGCAGAACGAACAATTAAAACAAGAACTCAATTCCcagaattcttttcttaaagaaaaaacatacGAG atCAATAATCTTCAACAAAGATTATTAACACTTGGTGAAAGACTTGTCGAGCGAAACGAAGctgtagaaaatatttgtaaaaaatacttgttcttgaaaaaaaggaaggatgaACAAGAAATTTTGTTACGTGGTTCTATCAAAACGTTGCag gaTGCATTGAAAAAAGCAAAAAGTGaaggtttgaaaaaaaattctgggATATCTATGATGACTAACAAAGATGCATTATTAGCTCAAGAAACTCGACGTAATGATCGTTTGGCtcgtgaaaattcttttttgagaATTCTTCTTCAGAAAGCCAGACATGGATGTAAAACAAGCGAAAATAGCAGCACTATTTCTTTCGAGTAA
- the LOC100577082 gene encoding uncharacterized protein LOC100577082 isoform X2 — protein MSEVYQTFFAFYTFLFSPLVILLLICSYLYRCIIEIILRIQLKDKFVGLLDGMDCVWAVEQSSALSVNNILMILEKDARHSNINFLESFRDLVRNRIVCSSFEKLLYKRKRKFGYYFWERSEEIDLRERIRWLEYERTNCDGSCDNIYNSHLKKVLWNICNQPLPENHTASWEILIGKCCPRLSHHYLRRMEERLTNKIKIPILFRVHHSLGDGMALLKFFRDVIIDKEPVPETFLQLDSSLKMKNEKTKKQNVIVSLMNPANGENNLDNNSFQKKIMSASMPFIHFTMFSYFFLLLWKHFNTWLKYLQNVTLKDLKCEMKMFLRTVQDRLKVFFSEMICKKIQKGLKMAKIIINLPGCLIQQAFRSMDKSALHGAELSGEKFVSYWLEDDFKNACNQKLFTKIQNIRSITGARFGDVLLAALSVSLHKYFLNINEFVPTKLSVVLPMKIEEWSENFPLQNNISVGILPLCISQIKGKQLADPRENSQILERLEDIRKANDVLRKSSDYTVNFLVMKYLSAMLPDKFLRPILKSHSTMVFSNLVGPQEVKLLGHPLKNIVFWIPNRSYTGIGCSLLTYRGYLHLSLIADKALVQSEKALTKILENTVNEIDNLYDRLTLSFFSKKLHRSISTPTKKEIDKAKKQYQKEC, from the exons ATGTCGGAAGTGTATCAAACATTTTTCGCgttttatacttttcttttctctccattggttattctattattaatatgttccTATCTATATCGCTGTATCATAGAGATCATTTTAAGGATCCAATTAAAGGATAAATTCGTGGGTCTCCTTGATGGGATGGACTGCGTTTGGGCGGTAGAACAATCATCGGCACTTTCTGTGAATAATATCCTtatgattttagaaaaagatgCTCGTCACTCGAATATCAACTTCCTGGAGAGTTTTCGCGATTTGGTGAGGAATCGCATAGTATGCTCGTCTTTTGAAAAGCTGTTGtacaagagaaagagaaaatttggcTATTATTTCTGGGAGAGAAGTGAAGAGATCGATCTGAGAGAACGTATCAGATGGTTGGAATACGAGCGCACGAATTGCGACGGATCCTgtgataatatttacaatagtcATCTGAAGAAAGTTCTATGGAATATTTGCAACCAACCATTACCGGAGAATCACACAGCATCCTGGGAGATCTTAATTGGAAAATGTTGTCCCAGATTGAGTCATCATTATCTTCGACGTATGGAGGAACGTTTGACGAATAAAATCAAGATTCCCATTTTATTTCGCGTCCATCATTCTTTAGGCGATGGTATGGCACTTCTAAAGTTCTTTAGAGATGTTATTATTGACAAGGAACCAGTTCCGGAAACATTCTTACAGTTGGATAGCAGTTTGAAAATGAAGAACGAGAAAACGAAAAAGCAGAATGTAATAGTATCATTGATGAATCCTGCGAATGGAGAGAATAATTTGGACAACAATtcgtttcaaaagaaaatcatgTCGGCGTCGATgccatttattcattttacgatgttctcatatttttttctattattatggaAACATTTTAACACATggttgaaatatttacaaaatgttactttaaaagatttgaaatgcgaaatgaaaatgtttctaAGAACGGTACAAGATAGATTAAAAGTTTTCTTCTCGGAAATGATTTGTAAAAAGATACAGAAAGGTTTGAAAATggcgaaaattattataaatcttccTGGTTGCCTGATTCAACAAGCTTTTCGTAGCATGGACAAGAG cgCACTCCATGGAGCAGAATTATCAGGCGAAAAGTTTGTTTCATACTGGCTTGAAGACGATTTCAAAAATGCCTGtaatcaaaaattgtttacaaaaatacaaaatataagaagTATCACTGGTGCTAGATTTGGAGATGTATTATTAGCTGCTTTATCCGTTAGTTTACACAAATATTTCCTTAAt aTAAACGAATTCGTTCCAACAAAATTAAGCGTTGTTTTGCCGATGAAAATCGAAGAATGGAGCGAGAACTTCCCcttgcaaaataatatttcagttGGTATACTGCCCCTCTGCATTTCACAAATAAAGGGTAAACAGCTTGCAGATCCACGAGAGAATTCTCAAATTCTAGAACGTCTTGAAGATATTAGAAAAGCGAATGATGTTCTGAGAAAAAGTTCAGATTACACGGTGAATTTCTTAGTAATGAAATATCTCTCAGCTATGCTACCCGACAAATTTTTACGACCAATCTTAAAAAGTCATAGCACCATGGTGTTTAGCAATTTAGTTGGTCCTCAAGAAGTGAAACTTTTGGGAcatcctttaaaaaatattgttttttggaTACCAAACag AAGTTATACAGGAATTGGATGTTCTTTGTTAACGTATCGAGGTTATCTGCATTTATCTTTGATCGCCGATAAAGCTTTAGTACAAAGCGAAAAGGCTCTTaccaaaattttagaaaacacGGTAAATGAAATCGACAATCTTTACGACAGATTAACtttgtcatttttttcgaagaaacttCATAGAAGTATATCAACACCTACGAAGAAAG AAATAGATAAGGCCaaaaaacaatatcaaaaagagtgttaa
- the LOC100577082 gene encoding uncharacterized protein LOC100577082 isoform X3: protein MSEVYQTFFAFYTFLFSPLVILLLICSYLYRCIIEIILRIQLKDKFVGLLDGMDCVWAVEQSSALSVNNILMILEKDARHSNINFLESFRDLVRNRIVCSSFEKLLYKRKRKFGYYFWERSEEIDLRERIRWLEYERTNCDGSCDNIYNSHLKKVLWNICNQPLPENHTASWEILIGKCCPRLSHHYLRRMEERLTNKIKIPILFRVHHSLGDGMALLKFFRDVIIDKEPVPETFLQLDSSLKMKNEKTKKQNVIVSLMNPANGENNLDNNSFQKKIMSASMPFIHFTMFSYFFLLLWKHFNTWLKYLQNVTLKDLKCEMKMFLRTVQDRLKVFFSEMICKKIQKGLKMAKIIINLPGCLIQQAFRSMDKSALHGAELSGEKFVSYWLEDDFKNACNQKLFTKIQNIRSITGARFGDVLLAALSVSLHKYFLNINEFVPTKLSVVLPMKIEEWSENFPLQNNISVGILPLCISQIKGKQLADPRENSQILERLEDIRKANDVLRKSSDYTVNFLVMKYLSAMLPDKFLRPILKSHSTMVFSNLVGPQEVKLLGHPLKNIVFWIPNRSYTGIGCSLLTYRGYLHLSLIADKALVQSEKALTKILENTVNEIDNLYDRLTLSFFSKKLHRSISTPTKKAINVL from the exons ATGTCGGAAGTGTATCAAACATTTTTCGCgttttatacttttcttttctctccattggttattctattattaatatgttccTATCTATATCGCTGTATCATAGAGATCATTTTAAGGATCCAATTAAAGGATAAATTCGTGGGTCTCCTTGATGGGATGGACTGCGTTTGGGCGGTAGAACAATCATCGGCACTTTCTGTGAATAATATCCTtatgattttagaaaaagatgCTCGTCACTCGAATATCAACTTCCTGGAGAGTTTTCGCGATTTGGTGAGGAATCGCATAGTATGCTCGTCTTTTGAAAAGCTGTTGtacaagagaaagagaaaatttggcTATTATTTCTGGGAGAGAAGTGAAGAGATCGATCTGAGAGAACGTATCAGATGGTTGGAATACGAGCGCACGAATTGCGACGGATCCTgtgataatatttacaatagtcATCTGAAGAAAGTTCTATGGAATATTTGCAACCAACCATTACCGGAGAATCACACAGCATCCTGGGAGATCTTAATTGGAAAATGTTGTCCCAGATTGAGTCATCATTATCTTCGACGTATGGAGGAACGTTTGACGAATAAAATCAAGATTCCCATTTTATTTCGCGTCCATCATTCTTTAGGCGATGGTATGGCACTTCTAAAGTTCTTTAGAGATGTTATTATTGACAAGGAACCAGTTCCGGAAACATTCTTACAGTTGGATAGCAGTTTGAAAATGAAGAACGAGAAAACGAAAAAGCAGAATGTAATAGTATCATTGATGAATCCTGCGAATGGAGAGAATAATTTGGACAACAATtcgtttcaaaagaaaatcatgTCGGCGTCGATgccatttattcattttacgatgttctcatatttttttctattattatggaAACATTTTAACACATggttgaaatatttacaaaatgttactttaaaagatttgaaatgcgaaatgaaaatgtttctaAGAACGGTACAAGATAGATTAAAAGTTTTCTTCTCGGAAATGATTTGTAAAAAGATACAGAAAGGTTTGAAAATggcgaaaattattataaatcttccTGGTTGCCTGATTCAACAAGCTTTTCGTAGCATGGACAAGAG cgCACTCCATGGAGCAGAATTATCAGGCGAAAAGTTTGTTTCATACTGGCTTGAAGACGATTTCAAAAATGCCTGtaatcaaaaattgtttacaaaaatacaaaatataagaagTATCACTGGTGCTAGATTTGGAGATGTATTATTAGCTGCTTTATCCGTTAGTTTACACAAATATTTCCTTAAt aTAAACGAATTCGTTCCAACAAAATTAAGCGTTGTTTTGCCGATGAAAATCGAAGAATGGAGCGAGAACTTCCCcttgcaaaataatatttcagttGGTATACTGCCCCTCTGCATTTCACAAATAAAGGGTAAACAGCTTGCAGATCCACGAGAGAATTCTCAAATTCTAGAACGTCTTGAAGATATTAGAAAAGCGAATGATGTTCTGAGAAAAAGTTCAGATTACACGGTGAATTTCTTAGTAATGAAATATCTCTCAGCTATGCTACCCGACAAATTTTTACGACCAATCTTAAAAAGTCATAGCACCATGGTGTTTAGCAATTTAGTTGGTCCTCAAGAAGTGAAACTTTTGGGAcatcctttaaaaaatattgttttttggaTACCAAACag AAGTTATACAGGAATTGGATGTTCTTTGTTAACGTATCGAGGTTATCTGCATTTATCTTTGATCGCCGATAAAGCTTTAGTACAAAGCGAAAAGGCTCTTaccaaaattttagaaaacacGGTAAATGAAATCGACAATCTTTACGACAGATTAACtttgtcatttttttcgaagaaacttCATAGAAGTATATCAACACCTACGAAGAAAG caatcaatgtattataa
- the LOC100577082 gene encoding uncharacterized protein LOC100577082 isoform X1 — MSEVYQTFFAFYTFLFSPLVILLLICSYLYRCIIEIILRIQLKDKFVGLLDGMDCVWAVEQSSALSVNNILMILEKDARHSNINFLESFRDLVRNRIVCSSFEKLLYKRKRKFGYYFWERSEEIDLRERIRWLEYERTNCDGSCDNIYNSHLKKVLWNICNQPLPENHTASWEILIGKCCPRLSHHYLRRMEERLTNKIKIPILFRVHHSLGDGMALLKFFRDVIIDKEPVPETFLQLDSSLKMKNEKTKKQNVIVSLMNPANGENNLDNNSFQKKIMSASMPFIHFTMFSYFFLLLWKHFNTWLKYLQNVTLKDLKCEMKMFLRTVQDRLKVFFSEMICKKIQKGLKMAKIIINLPGCLIQQAFRSMDKSALHGAELSGEKFVSYWLEDDFKNACNQKLFTKIQNIRSITGARFGDVLLAALSVSLHKYFLNINEFVPTKLSVVLPMKIEEWSENFPLQNNISVGILPLCISQIKGKQLADPRENSQILERLEDIRKANDVLRKSSDYTVNFLVMKYLSAMLPDKFLRPILKSHSTMVFSNLVGPQEVKLLGHPLKNIVFWIPNRSYTGIGCSLLTYRGYLHLSLIADKALVQSEKALTKILENTVNEIDNLYDRLTLSFFSKKLHRSISTPTKKGIENGLKRHSWMDNASSIISFKL, encoded by the exons ATGTCGGAAGTGTATCAAACATTTTTCGCgttttatacttttcttttctctccattggttattctattattaatatgttccTATCTATATCGCTGTATCATAGAGATCATTTTAAGGATCCAATTAAAGGATAAATTCGTGGGTCTCCTTGATGGGATGGACTGCGTTTGGGCGGTAGAACAATCATCGGCACTTTCTGTGAATAATATCCTtatgattttagaaaaagatgCTCGTCACTCGAATATCAACTTCCTGGAGAGTTTTCGCGATTTGGTGAGGAATCGCATAGTATGCTCGTCTTTTGAAAAGCTGTTGtacaagagaaagagaaaatttggcTATTATTTCTGGGAGAGAAGTGAAGAGATCGATCTGAGAGAACGTATCAGATGGTTGGAATACGAGCGCACGAATTGCGACGGATCCTgtgataatatttacaatagtcATCTGAAGAAAGTTCTATGGAATATTTGCAACCAACCATTACCGGAGAATCACACAGCATCCTGGGAGATCTTAATTGGAAAATGTTGTCCCAGATTGAGTCATCATTATCTTCGACGTATGGAGGAACGTTTGACGAATAAAATCAAGATTCCCATTTTATTTCGCGTCCATCATTCTTTAGGCGATGGTATGGCACTTCTAAAGTTCTTTAGAGATGTTATTATTGACAAGGAACCAGTTCCGGAAACATTCTTACAGTTGGATAGCAGTTTGAAAATGAAGAACGAGAAAACGAAAAAGCAGAATGTAATAGTATCATTGATGAATCCTGCGAATGGAGAGAATAATTTGGACAACAATtcgtttcaaaagaaaatcatgTCGGCGTCGATgccatttattcattttacgatgttctcatatttttttctattattatggaAACATTTTAACACATggttgaaatatttacaaaatgttactttaaaagatttgaaatgcgaaatgaaaatgtttctaAGAACGGTACAAGATAGATTAAAAGTTTTCTTCTCGGAAATGATTTGTAAAAAGATACAGAAAGGTTTGAAAATggcgaaaattattataaatcttccTGGTTGCCTGATTCAACAAGCTTTTCGTAGCATGGACAAGAG cgCACTCCATGGAGCAGAATTATCAGGCGAAAAGTTTGTTTCATACTGGCTTGAAGACGATTTCAAAAATGCCTGtaatcaaaaattgtttacaaaaatacaaaatataagaagTATCACTGGTGCTAGATTTGGAGATGTATTATTAGCTGCTTTATCCGTTAGTTTACACAAATATTTCCTTAAt aTAAACGAATTCGTTCCAACAAAATTAAGCGTTGTTTTGCCGATGAAAATCGAAGAATGGAGCGAGAACTTCCCcttgcaaaataatatttcagttGGTATACTGCCCCTCTGCATTTCACAAATAAAGGGTAAACAGCTTGCAGATCCACGAGAGAATTCTCAAATTCTAGAACGTCTTGAAGATATTAGAAAAGCGAATGATGTTCTGAGAAAAAGTTCAGATTACACGGTGAATTTCTTAGTAATGAAATATCTCTCAGCTATGCTACCCGACAAATTTTTACGACCAATCTTAAAAAGTCATAGCACCATGGTGTTTAGCAATTTAGTTGGTCCTCAAGAAGTGAAACTTTTGGGAcatcctttaaaaaatattgttttttggaTACCAAACag AAGTTATACAGGAATTGGATGTTCTTTGTTAACGTATCGAGGTTATCTGCATTTATCTTTGATCGCCGATAAAGCTTTAGTACAAAGCGAAAAGGCTCTTaccaaaattttagaaaacacGGTAAATGAAATCGACAATCTTTACGACAGATTAACtttgtcatttttttcgaagaaacttCATAGAAGTATATCAACACCTACGAAGAAAG gAATTGAAAATGGATTGAAACGTCATTCTTGGATGGATAACGCAAGcagtataatttctttcaaattgtgA
- the LOC113218550 gene encoding uncharacterized protein LOC113218550: MTSTDESPLFSSIDDPRVLTILRSLKLNCPCRSCTEQTLPLSIRQEDDSDLKSSSPEEIRKKKWSLKHRKYVYTSTEDMEDMVSSDCSKKGRKIRYKSKNILNQRIKASSIIHTTPKISHRRRTSFSFFNTLFDIVFWPYLFLKTNR; encoded by the exons ATGACGTCGACCGACGAATCCCCTCTTTTCAGCAGCATCGATGATCCCCGTGTTTTAACGATCTTACGAAGTTTGAAACTAAACTGTCCTTGTAGATCGTGTACCGAGCAAACACTCCCTTTGAGCATTCGACAAGAGGATGACAGCGATTTAAAGAGTTCATCTCCGgaagaaattagaaagaaaaaatg GTCGTTGAAACATCGAAAGTATGTTTATACAAGTACCGAAGATATGGAAGATATGGTCTCATCTGATTGCagtaaaaaaggaagaaaaattcgatataaatcgaAGAACATTCTGAATCAGCGTATTAAAGCAAGTTCGATAATACACACAACTCCGAAAATTTCTCATCGTCGGCGAAcaagtttttccttttttaacactctttttgatattgttttttGGCCTTATCTATTTCTGAAAACAAATCGGTGa